The Pseudodesulfovibrio alkaliphilus DNA segment ACACGACGGCGAACCCGTGGTCTTTCACGCGGTCTGGGGCCTTCGGACCATGCACCAGGGCAAGCCGGGCCGCGAAGTCATCGGCAGCGCGGTCATCACCACCCTGGAGCCGGGCCTTGAGCTGCCCACCCTGTCGCGGCCCGACGGCATCCTCCTGGAGACCGTGACCTCCATTAACACCCTCGGCCCGGCATCCGGCGCGACCCCATAGCCCGGCCACACCGGGCGACGGTTTCCCGACACTGGACCGCGCACAGACCGAAAAGCCCCATCCAAGGGGGCCATCCGCCAGGGAGAATCCTCCTCGGGTACGGGTCATGCACATCCCCTGGCATGAAAAGACCGTCACGCACCCCATGGATCCCCGCCACCCTGTTGGCCGCATTGCCCGCGTCCTTGGCGGGCTGTCTGGCCGTCAACGCCATGCTCGGCGTTCTCGGGCTGGTTGGCCCGGCCCCGGTCCAGTATGCGGGAACGGCCTGCACCGTGGCCGAGTATGCCTACCACTACGCAGTCAACGACAAGACCCCGGACGAGGTTTTTGGCGAGAAGTTCGCGTGGTTCATCGGCCCGGCGGGAGAACCCCCGGAGCAGCACCCCCTGCTCGCCGGGGCCGCCCCCAGCGCGGTCAGCGAGGCGGAACCCGCCGCAGCGCCAGTGCTCGCTGCACCGGCAGACGCAGACCCCGTGCCGCCAAAGGGGCTGACCACCCCTATATACCCGACCATGACCGCCTCCCTCGCCACGCCGTGGCCAGAAAGACAGACACGGGATGACGTTCGACCGGAAGCAAAACCGGAAGCACGGCTCGAACCTCTGCGCCGGGCCGGGCCGATTCCGACCGAGACCGGGGCTCTGACGGCCGTCGGCTCCCGCGCCATCGAGCCAGACCCGCTCGCCGAGCGGCTCAACCGCCTCGAATCCTCCCTGGCCCAGGCCGAGCGCATGTATCTGCGCGGATTCGACCCTGGGGTCCGCTGCGTCGCCTCCACCCCGGACAGTCAAGGCGTGGCTGGCGTCAGCGGCGCAGGCTCGGTGCGCCATCCCGTGATGCAGACAAGCCCTCCCGCCTCGTTGGACGCAGCCCTCCCGGAAGCAGGGGCTGCGCCGACCCTGCGCTCATGAATCCCGCGCCCAGGGTCGGCACACATCGGCCAGCGGCGGCCGCTCCAGATGCTGATTGCGCTGCTCGCGCATCCAGGTGTGCAGGTCCTCGGGCAGGGCCCGCCATGTTCCCTTGACGCCCCGCTTCCAGGCGGGCAGGCCATACTCCCGCACCAGACGGTGCATGTTTTTGGGGTTCTCGCCCACGGCCAGGCAGATGTCCTTGGCCCCCTTCAGGCAGATGGAGTCCATACGCCCTCCCCCCCTGTATCGCGGATGGTCAGTTCAAAACGATCCTGCCCCGCGCAGCGCTCCATGAAGGCGACAAAGGCACGGCCGGACTCGAGAATCCCCCGAATACCGCCCACCACGCCGAAACGCGACCCCAGCAAGACGCACCCGCTGGTGTCGGCTGACACATTTCCCCGGTGAAACAGGATATGTGTCCGGCCGGGCACGCCAGCCACCTCGAAGGTGTCGCCAAACCTCGGCGACTTGACCCGGCGGCACTGATAGCGCCCTGCAGGGATGCAGGACAGGCCCACCGCATTGCCCCGATCCGGCGGCTCCAGAGTCAGGCAGAAAACCCGCCCGTCAAGGCGGAGTGCGCCAAAGGTTCCGGCCTCACTGCTCTCCATTCTAACAAGCTCCATATTTTCAATCATTTGACACTCCTTATGCAGAGATCCTCCACTGGCACGAACAAGGAGATCGTAGACGTTTGACTATGAAGCAGTCAACAGTTTTTGTCATTTTACTTTAGACATTCATCAAATTCCGTGTATATATGTCCGTAACTTCGCGTCATTCATAAGGGGAGGATCATGGGGTTCACCGAAGACGTGCGTCAGGCCCTTCTCAGTCGGGTGGGCCGGGGCAAGCGGTATCCGAACAACAAGCGCATGGCCGACGAGCTGGGCATCGACCCCTCGCAGCTCAACCGATTCCTCAAACGCGAGCGCGGCCTCAACGCCGACTCGCTGGGGCACATCCTGGACCGCATCGGCGTCTCGCTGACCTTTGGCGACGAGCCCGCGGACGCGGCCCGCGAGGTATGCTTCCGTCTGCCGGACAAGACCCAGGCAGTGCCTGGCGCGGCCGATCCGCAGCCGGACGACTATCTTGCCGTGCCCCTGGCCAGTTCGCCCGTGGCCGCCGGACCCGGCCTGATTCCCGAGGACAGGATAGAAGGATGGGTTCTTGTCTGGCGGCATCAGGAGTCCATCCGCTTCCGCTCCAATCTGGTGGCCGTTGAGGTCGGCAAGAACGAGCTGTCCATGATCCCCACCCTGCATCCCGGCGACATCGTGCTGGTGGACCGCAACGACCGCGATCCCAGCCCGGCGGGCAAGATCATGCTCGTCAGCGAGCCCGGCCCGGACGGGGGCACCATGGTCAAGCGCGTCAACACCAAACGCCTCGACGGCGACCTGGAACTCATCTTCTACTCGGACAACAGCCGGCAGTTCCCGCCCGTCACCTACCGCCTGGAGCGCGATTACGACGGCGACATCCGCCGCGCCATCGGCGGAAACGTGGTCTGGGCATGGAGCGACATGACCAGGAAATAGCCCCTGAGCACAGGAGATAGACATGTGTTTAGCCATCCGACTTTTCACTTGCTGCCTGCCAGTCCTGTGCCTGCTGTTCCCGGTCGGCCCGGGCGCGGCCGCCCAGGCCCTTGAGGCTGAGATTCCCGCCCTGGCCGACATTCTCGGCGGAACCGACCCCCAGGCCCGAGAACAAGCCGCCGCCCGCCTCAAGGGGCTGGGACAGCCCGCCATGCGCGGCCTTGTGTCCGCCCTGGACAAGGGCGACGCCGTCCGGCGACGCGGCGCGGCCCTGGGCCTGGGCCTGTTACCCGCACCCGGACTGGCCGCCGGAGCCATAGAGGCCGCCCTGGCCGACCCGGACACCACGGTGCGCAGCATGGCCGCCCATGCGGCCGGCGCGGCCGGTCCGCCCATGGCCCCCCGGCTGGTGGAGTTGCTGGCCGACCCGGATCGGGCCAGACGGGACGCGGCAGCCTATGGCTTGAGCCTCATGGGCACACGCGCCCTTCCCGCCCTCATCGCGGGCCTGGCCGCGGACGACGCCTTTGCCCGGGCCAAGGCCGCGTGGCTGCTGGGGCACATGGGCGCGGACGCCGCCCCGGCCGCTCCGGCCCTGATCCGGGCCCTTGATACCGAAGACCTGCGGGTGCTGCATGTGGTGGCCGAGACCATCGACAACATCTCCCCTCCGCCCGCCCTGGTCTGGCACCATCTCATGCTGCTGGGCGCGACCCCCTCGGGGCTGTATCCCCAGGAAAGGCTCGGCAGAAACGCCGCATCCACCCTGGTGCGACTGCTCGACCGGCCCGGCACCCCCCTGGCCCAGACCGCCTTCCGCGCCCTGCTCGGCATCGGCCACGACGCCATACCGGCCCTGTCCCGCGCAGTGACCACCGGCAGCCCGAGCCAGCGCACCGGAGCGGCTCTGCTCCTGGCCCACATCGACCCGGCCTCGGTGCTCTCGCTGCCCGAGGATCTCCGCCTGTCCCTTTCCGGGCTCAGGCACGACCCCTAGCCCGCCATCGGAGGCTTCCATGCCAAGACTCGTGTACGCCCTGCTCTGCGCCGACCTGATCATTGACAGGGATTCCAACAGCACCTCCCTGATCCGGACCGTGGAACACGCCGTGGTCCCGGCGCTTCCCGCCACCCTGCCGCCCCTGTTCTTCGTCAGCCTGTGGGAGCTGGACAGCGAAGGCGGCCAGCCCTTCACCGTGTCG contains these protein-coding regions:
- a CDS encoding DNA-binding protein, whose translation is MDSICLKGAKDICLAVGENPKNMHRLVREYGLPAWKRGVKGTWRALPEDLHTWMREQRNQHLERPPLADVCRPWARDS
- a CDS encoding DUF5675 family protein translates to MIENMELVRMESSEAGTFGALRLDGRVFCLTLEPPDRGNAVGLSCIPAGRYQCRRVKSPRFGDTFEVAGVPGRTHILFHRGNVSADTSGCVLLGSRFGVVGGIRGILESGRAFVAFMERCAGQDRFELTIRDTGGEGVWTPSA
- a CDS encoding S24 family peptidase, producing the protein MGFTEDVRQALLSRVGRGKRYPNNKRMADELGIDPSQLNRFLKRERGLNADSLGHILDRIGVSLTFGDEPADAAREVCFRLPDKTQAVPGAADPQPDDYLAVPLASSPVAAGPGLIPEDRIEGWVLVWRHQESIRFRSNLVAVEVGKNELSMIPTLHPGDIVLVDRNDRDPSPAGKIMLVSEPGPDGGTMVKRVNTKRLDGDLELIFYSDNSRQFPPVTYRLERDYDGDIRRAIGGNVVWAWSDMTRK
- a CDS encoding HEAT repeat domain-containing protein; protein product: MCLAIRLFTCCLPVLCLLFPVGPGAAAQALEAEIPALADILGGTDPQAREQAAARLKGLGQPAMRGLVSALDKGDAVRRRGAALGLGLLPAPGLAAGAIEAALADPDTTVRSMAAHAAGAAGPPMAPRLVELLADPDRARRDAAAYGLSLMGTRALPALIAGLAADDAFARAKAAWLLGHMGADAAPAAPALIRALDTEDLRVLHVVAETIDNISPPPALVWHHLMLLGATPSGLYPQERLGRNAASTLVRLLDRPGTPLAQTAFRALLGIGHDAIPALSRAVTTGSPSQRTGAALLLAHIDPASVLSLPEDLRLSLSGLRHDP